CAGGATTCCACAGCCGCCATAGCCAGCTTGACCGGCTCATCCACCGCGACACCGAGATAATTCAACACCTGCTCTCCCACTCGCCGAAACACCGGCGCCGCCACCACGCCTCCCCAGCCTTCCCCGCGCGGCTCGTCGATTACGACAATCATCGCCAATCGCGGATCTTCCGCAGGGACGTAACCCAGAAACGATCCGACCAACAGGGTGGATGAGTACTTGCCGGTGCGCGGATCAACTTTTTGAGCCGTTCCGGTCTTGCCTGCCACGCGAAAGCCGGGAATGGCCGCTTTTCCTCCGGTCCCGCCGGTCACGACACCCTCGAGCAACGTCGTCAAGGTTCTGGCCGTATCAGCCGAGATGACTCGCCGTTTCGCCTGCGGCATCGTCTGCGCCACCAATTGCCCCTTGGCGTTGCGAATTTCAGAGACCACATACGGCTTCATGAGCACGCCGCCGTTGGCGATCGCCGAGACCGCCGTCACCATTTGCAGCGGAGTGACGCCGACCTCCTGCCCCATAGAGATGGACGCCAACGACCGTTTTCCCCATTGCCGAGGTCCTCGCAGCAGGCCGGCGGTCTCGCCGGGCAAATCGATGCCGGTCTTGTCTCCAAAACCGAATTCCTTCAAATAGTCGTACACTCGCCACTCGCCCAGCGCCATACCGACTTTCGCCGCCCCGATATTGCTCGACTTCTGGATCATCTGCGCGAAGGTCATCCACCCGGCCCGTTCGTGGTCGTGGATCACCGTGTTGGCAATCGCGAACTGTCCGTTCTCGCCGTAAATCATGCTGCCTGGCGTCATCACCTTTTCTTCGAGTGCCGCCGCGGCAATCACGCTCTTCATGGTGGAACCGGGCTCGTAGGTGTCGGTCAACGCGCGATTCCGCCAGCGGTCAGGAGCCAAGGCGCCGACCGTATTCGGATCAAACCGTGGACTCACCGCCATCGCAAGCACAGCGCCGGTCTTGGGATCCATTGCGATCAGCGTTCCCGACTTGGCGTTGGCCCGGCTCACGGCCTCGTCCAATTCTTTCTCAGCGATGTACTGAATGACTTCGTCGACGGTCAGGGTCAGGCTATGCCCGGCCGCTGCGCCTTCCTCGTTGAGGCCCTTAGGAAACACCGCCCGGCCCAAGGCATCACGCTGCAGCACCACCGATCGCTTTTCGCCGCGAAGATACTGTTCGTAGCGCAGCTCCACTCCCTCCAACCCGCGATCGTCCATTCCCGCAAATCCCAGCACATGGGAAAGCAGAGGCCCTTTGGGATAGAAGCGACGCCCCTCCATCACTACCCCAACCCCCTCAAGGCCCAGCCGCTCAAGCCGACGGCCCTGTTCCGGATCGAGTTTTCTCGCCAGCCAGACAAAATGCCGTTCCTGCTTCAACTTCTTTTCGAGTTCCGTCGCCTTCACGTGCAAAATCGGCGAGAGATTGCGCGCCGCCGCAACGGGATTCCCGAGCGAGGCCGGCACGCCGAACACGGACGGGACATCCATGTTCATCGCCAGGACCTTGCTGTTTCGGTCGTAAATCGTGCCGCGCGCGCCCTCCAACGTCACGTTCTTCTGATGTTGCCGATCGGCCTTTACCGTCAATGCTGCAGCCTGCATCACCTGCAAATTCACCAGACGAACGATGACGAGGACAAACGCCAGCACGAGCGCGCAGGCCACCACGATCCGACGCCCACGAAAGGGAGCCCCAGTCACTACCGCACTCTCCGGGGAACCATGTTCCTCGCGATCCTCACCTCACCCTCCGCCGCGATCGGGTTCGCTGGTGCTTCCGGCTCGATATTGACGACGACGACCTGCCCCTTTTCCGGCTGCATCATTCCCAGCTTGTCGCTCGCAAGTCGTGCGATCCGCTCGGGAGCGGTCAGTCCAGACAGTTTGACCTGGAGTTCATCACGCTCACGCTCCAGCAAGACCTTCTGCGCCTTCAGCCGTTCGATGTGGTAGCCGAGGCGGACGATATCCACCCGCTCCCACACAAAGAGCAAAACCAGCGACGTGACCGCGGCAAACGCGACGGCTTTCATGGCATAGACTCCTTGGCAATCCGTTCCACGACACGCAGTTTTGCACTGCGCGAACGCGGGTTATGGTGACGTTCGTCATCCGAAGCGACAACCGGCTTTTTCGTCAACACGGTCACTGACGATTCAGGCTCATTCGCCATCGCGCGAAACGTATGCTTGACGACCCTGTCCTCAAGCGAATGAAACGAGATGGCGCACACCCGGCCGCCCGGCACCAGAAGATCGACTGCATCGCGAAGCGCCGGCTCAAGCACGTCCAATTCGCGGTTCACCGCGATTCGCAGCGCCTGGAATGTCCGGGTCGCGCAATGAATTCGTCCATGCCGGTACGAGGCAGGTACAGCCCGCTCGACCACCGCCGTTAATTCCCCCGTGGTGCGGATCGCGCCCTGCATCCTGGCCTGCACGATCGCGCGAGCGATTCTGCGCGAATACCGCTCCTCACCGAGCTGATAGATGAGATCGGCCAACTCACTCTCCGGCAGATCGCGCACAAGGTCCGCGGCGGTTCGCCCCTCCCGCTGATCCATGCGCATATCCAAAGGACCGTCCTCTCTGAAGCTGAACCCCCGTTCCGGACGATCGAGTTGCGGTGAGGACACGCCCAGATCGAAGATCACGCCGTCCACCTGCGAGAATCCGCTGTCGGCAACCACGGCTTTGAGCTCCGAGAAATTTGCGTGGCGGAGATGCACGCGAGGCAGCAGATCCTGCAAACGCGAACGCGATTCCGAAAGCGCCGTCGCATCGCGATCAATCCCGATGAGAATGCCATTTGGAGCGGTGCGTTCGAGGATCCGAGTAGCGAGCCCTGCATATCCAAGAGTGCAGTCCACGTAAACTCCACCTGGTTTGCACTGCAGCCAGAACACGATCTCGTCGACTAAAACCGGCTCATGGGATTCGCGAGCAGAATTCATTATCCACTTCCACCCACTTTTACCCACACATTGGCTGGAGTATACACCCAACCAAACAGCTGTCAACAGATTTTGCCTCAATTTATCAAGAATATTGTTCGATTTAGACGCATGGACTCCCGGCAAGATTCGCGCGGGAAAGTTATCCACAATTGTGGACAAATCTGTGGGAAACACCCCCACCAGCTTGTGGATTTCCACTGGAGAAACTCCGCACAAAGTAGAGGCATCTCCCAAAATCAGGGAGATACGAATACCAGTATTGGCGGGATTCATCAGATGCGGAACGGGACTGAGACTCAAAGGGAAGAGCTAGGGGTATAACCGGTACAGCATTCTGGGGAAGGGGATGGTCTCACGTACGTGTTCGAGCCCGCAGATCCAGGCCACTGCTCGCTCAATCCCCATTCCAAATCCGGCGTGCGGAACCGAACCATATCGACGAAGATCCAGATACCATTGAAATGCGTCAACGGGCAGATGGTGCTCATGGAGACGCGCCAATAATTTCTCGTGCGAATCGACACGCTGACCGCCACCGATGATTTCACCGTATCCTTCCGGAGCCAATACATCCATGCAGAGCGCGAGATCAGGGCGTTGCGGGTCAGTTTCCATATAGAAGGCTTTCAATGCCGCGGGATACCGGTGCACGATCACGGGACGATCGAACTCTTTCGACAAGATCGTTTCATCGTCAGCACCAAAATCGTCTCCCGACTTTGCCGGAAGTCCTTTTCGCTGAAGAGTATCAATGGCTTCCTCGTATGTGATGCGCGGAAAAGGCGCCGTCACCCGCTCCAGCTTTGCAACATCACGCTCCAGCAACTTCAACTCCGCGCGCCGCGTCCTGAGCACAGCTTCCACAATATGAGCCAGAAATTGTTCAGCCAACTCCATCATATCCGCCAACTGGGCAAACGCGACCTCCGGCTCCACCATCCAAAACTCCATTAAGTGCCGACGGGTTTTGGATTTCTCCGCACGAAATGTCGGACCAAAGCAATACACTTTTCCAAATGCGGCAGCCGTGGCCTCGCTGTAGAGCTGACCGCTCTGCGTCAAATAGGCGGTCTCATCGAAATACTGTGTGTGGAACAGGGTCGTCGTCCCCTCGCAGGCATTGGGCGTGAAAATCGGCGCATCGACCAGCGTGAAACCCCGATCATCGAAGAAGTTCCTGCAGGCGCGAATGATCTCATGCCGAATGCGCAAGACCGCATGTTGCCGACTGGAGCGCAGCCAGAGATGACGGTGCTCCATCAAGAATCCCGTACCATGCTCTTTGGGTTGGATCGGAAACGGTTCAGCAACCTGCAACACCTCAAGACCCGACACATCGAGTTCATAGCCGCCTGGCGCGCGCGCATCCTGTCGCAACGTGCCGCTCACCACAACACTTGACTCTTGTGTGAGCTCCGCTGATCGCGCAAATTGCTCCTCGCCGACCGTGCCCTTACTGACGACCGCCTGTATCTCGCCGGTCCCGTCTCGCAGGATCAGGAAGTGGAGTTTCCCCTTATCGCGTCGGCTGCGGAGCCACCCGCGAATCGTGACAGCCTGTCCGGCATGCGCGGACGCCTCCTCGATGTAAATCACAGGCATGGAGCACCCTCTCTACAATGGACGTGGTCGAGATAGACCTCGCCGGAGGGTAACGAACGGCAGCGGGCTTTTCAAGCGCATCACAATTCACCCCTTTCGTTGACACAATGTCGACCTCGGAGCATCATCACAGAACCATGCGCCACATCGCTGAGTACACACGACATCGATGCTACCTGCTGTTTGCAGGACTGACCCTCCTTGGGTTCTCCTCCGCCACACAGGCGGGAGAGTTTCGATCGGACAATCCTCTCAATCAGCCGGGAAAGATTTATTGGTGCCCAAACCGCACGGCCGACAAACGCATCACCGCCACAGCCGAGGCCGGGTGTACCCCGCTCTACGATGCGGAGCGCGACACGAAGCAGGTCGAGAAAGGCGACCCGGCCGACCACAACGGCGCATCCGACAAAGAGCCGCTGAAGATCGTCGACATTCAGAATGAAGCGTCGAAATTCACTCGTGAGTATCGAGAATTTTTAGACTGTTGCGCCGGCAATTGGGATGCCCTGGATCGCATCGACGAACTGCTGGAACAGTCCAACCATATCTTGATGTCGGTTCAGCAAAAAGGCATCTACAACAGTGCAGGGTTCGGCGTCGGCAGCGGCGCGGCCGGTTTGGGCGGCGGTCCTGGCCAATCTCCTAAACTCGGGACATTCGCCCGCCAGTGGACGCTCAGCGAAATCGTCGGCACGGTCGCCCTTGCGCGCGACGATCTCAAGACCATCAGAACGAGGTTGAAGGGCCTCATCACGCGATACGAAAAACTGGATTCCCTAGACTATGAACAACGCGGGAGAGAAGAGCGGCGTATCGAGGAGGAACGCGAGGCGATTGCGCATGATCTCCGGCCGAAACGACCGGCCGCGTCAGCGCCGACAGGGATGGACATTCAGGACACCACGATTCCGACGAGAATCGGCGGCGACATCGAAAACTCGCAGTTGAATCGTTCTCTCAACCCGAGCTTCGGTGCCGACATTGGCGCCACGGTCTCGCCGTACAGCAATGTGAACGAGTCCCTGCGCCCTCGCCGCGGGGAAAGCCTGAAAGACTCCGTGTTGCCGGATCGTGTCGGCGCACAGACCCAGGAGACCAGCCTACCGAATGCAACCGGCTTCGAAATCGGCGGTAGCGAAAATGCCGAGGGCTCCTCCTCCGTGCAACTGCGAGGCGTCGGCCCTTCTATCGGCGACTCGTCGCTCAACAATCAGTCCCGCCGGTAAACTGCTCCAGTGACGTCAGCCAGACCTATTCCTTCGGAAACACCGAGGGCAACGCTTCCCAATGCGCTCCCCCATCGAGACTTTTATACAAGCCGCTGCCGTTGGTGCCGGCATAGAACACCTGAGCATCAATGGCACTCTGCGCAAGCGACCGGATGTTCGTGGTCGTGAGTCCTTCATTCAAAGGCACCCAACTCCTGCCTCCGTCCTCACTTCGGTGAATGCCATCCCGCCCGGCCAGATAAATGACGCCCGCGCGAGCACGATCGAGCACCATAGCCACAATCATCTGATCCTGTAACGACTCGCCGATACGCACCCAGGATGCTGCGCCATCGGTGGTCTTATAGAGTCCGGCCAGCGTGGCAGCATACACCGTGTCGGGCGCGAACGGGTCGACCTGGACTGACGTCACGCCCAAGGCACGCGACGTCTTCACCATCCCCTCGGGAACAAGCCCTGCGTTCACTTGCATCCAATGCATCCCTTGATCCGTCGTCTTGTACACACCGCCGCTCGTGCCGGCATACATCACTGACGGGCGCGAAGGATCTAGCCCCAACGTGACGACCATCAGCACCTCCTTCATGCCATCCATTTTTTTGACCCAGCGTTCGCCCGCATTCTTCGATTCGAAGACCCCCATCGTGGTGGCCAGAAAGATGTGCATATCGTCGTTGGGATCAAAGACGAACTGGTTGACGACGGACGAGATGGTGGCGTCATCCAGGCCGGCGCGAATCGATGTCCAGCGCTGGCCGCCGTCATAACTCTTATACACGGCGTCGCCTTTTGTGCCGGCATACACTGTGGCGGGATACAGCGGGTCGATCCCCATCGCGATCACCCGCGAGTGGCTCATGCCTTTCGACAGATTGGTCCAGGTCTTGCCCCCATCACGGGATTTATAGATGTAATCGTTGGTGGCGATGTAGAGAATGTCGGGGTTGGTAGGATGCACCTGAATGACGACGACAGGATCACTGCCGCCACAGCCGCCGAGAAAAAGCCCGGCGAGCAAAAGGAGAGCGAGGAGTCGTTTCATGCAACCTGGCGGTGAATCCTTTCCCGGATGCTCAAACGGGACATCCAACAAGGCCGCAGGGAAGATCGGCCGCCGAGGCGTGCTTAATCCGGCACGTTGAGGTGGACGATCGACCGAGAACGCGGTTGGGGGCCCGTTTCAGCATCCGGGGTTAGCGGTAGTTGGTAAATTGCAGATCAATCCCAAAATCCTTCCCCTTCAAAAACGTAATCGCCGCCTGCAATTCATCCTTGCTCTTGCTGATCACACGCACCTGCTCGCCTTGGATTTGCGCCTGAACTTTCAGCTTCGAGTCCTTGACGGCCTTGGTAATCTCCTTCGCCTTCTCAGAAGAGATGCCGCTCTGAATTTTGATGGTTTGCCGAACGGTGGCGCCGAGCGCCTCCTCGATCTTGCCGTAGTCAAACGCCTTCAGCGACACGCCGCGTTTCACACATTTGCTCTTGATGATCTCGTTCACCGCGTTGAGTTTGTACTCGTCGTCGGACAACACCACCAATTCTTTCTCTTTTTCCTTCAACGTCAACTCGGTCTTGGAATCCTTGAAATCGAACCGCTGTTTGATCTCCTTCGTCGCCTGGTCAACGACGTTTTTCATTTCCTGCATGTTTACTTCCGACACCACATCAAACGATGATTGGTCAGCCACGATCTGTCCTCCTTCTGCCTGTCCGCCCGTCGCTGCGACGCTTAGCAACAGCCTCCGCCAGGCGGCAACGTGAACCGGCACTCGTCATGCCGATGAACGGCCGTCTGCGCACGACCGGCTGAGCCGCCACCGGCGAGTGCTACCACTTCGCTGCTGCGGAAGGGACGCTTCAAAATCACATACCCATACCACTGCTTGAGGCTATCGCTCAAGACAACCAGGCCCAGAATGGCCACCACGGCAACCAACACCGCATCCACATACAGGGCAAAGGCCTGCCCGGCGGCGAGGGTCGCGGCTTTTGCCAGGAACATCCAGAACATTTCATAGGAGCCCGCGAGGGTAATTGCCCCGACGAACAACATCGGCACCGCGGTGACCCAAAGATAGGGCGACTTCCACATTTTGATTAACACCGTGGTCGCGATGCAGAGGGCCAGCGTCCCCAGAAGCTGGTTGGCCGCCCCGAACATCGGCCAGATCGTCGAAATGCTGCCCGTTCCGATGAGGTACGCCCAGGCGCCCACCACAAAGGCGCTGCTCAGCAACACCCCCGGCCACCAGTTCATCTGCCGGAACGGCGCGTACACCCGCCCCGCCATCTCCTGGATCAGATAGCGCGCCACGCGGGTCCCCGTATCGATCGTCGTCAGGATGAACAATGCCTCAAACACCAACGCAAACTGGTACCAGTAGGCCATCAAGCCGGACATGCCGGGCAGCGCGGCAAAAATGGATGCCATCCCCACCGCCAGCGACACCGCGCCTCCGGGTCGTCCGGCAACATTCACCTCGACCAGTTGCGACAACTCCGCGATACGGGACGGCGCAAAGCCCATAGCGGTCAGGGTCTCGGCCGATAACATCGTATTGATCGCCAGATAGTCGCCGGGAATCAGCACCGAAGCCGCAATCAGCGCCATCACGCCCACAAAACTTTCCAGCAGCATCGCCGCATAGCCCACCACTGCCTGCGATTCCTGTTCAATCATTTTGGGCGTCGTACCGGACGACACCAGCGAATGGAATCCCGACACCGCGCCACAGGCGATGGTAATGAAGAGGAATGGAAACAACGTGCCGGGAATAATCGGGCCGCCGCCGTGTGCGAACTGGGTCACGCGCGGCATTTCGATCGTCGGCGCCATGAGGATCACACCAAACCCGAGCAGGAACACCACGCCCAGTTTCATGAAGGTCGAGAGATAGCCTCGCGGGACCAACAGCATCCACCCCGGCAACACCGACGCAAGAAACCCGTATCCGGCCAACAACCACACGAGAGCCGGTTTCTCGAACTCAAACATCCAGGCATAGGCCGATTGCCCCACCACACGTCCGAACAACACCGCCGCCACCAAGAGCGCCACCCCGATCACCGAGACTTCCGTCACCGCACCGGGTCTGAACTTCTGAAGATAAAACCCCATGATGAACCCGATGGGAAT
The sequence above is drawn from the Nitrospira defluvii genome and encodes:
- a CDS encoding peptidoglycan D,D-transpeptidase FtsI family protein, whose protein sequence is MTGAPFRGRRIVVACALVLAFVLVIVRLVNLQVMQAAALTVKADRQHQKNVTLEGARGTIYDRNSKVLAMNMDVPSVFGVPASLGNPVAAARNLSPILHVKATELEKKLKQERHFVWLARKLDPEQGRRLERLGLEGVGVVMEGRRFYPKGPLLSHVLGFAGMDDRGLEGVELRYEQYLRGEKRSVVLQRDALGRAVFPKGLNEEGAAAGHSLTLTVDEVIQYIAEKELDEAVSRANAKSGTLIAMDPKTGAVLAMAVSPRFDPNTVGALAPDRWRNRALTDTYEPGSTMKSVIAAAALEEKVMTPGSMIYGENGQFAIANTVIHDHERAGWMTFAQMIQKSSNIGAAKVGMALGEWRVYDYLKEFGFGDKTGIDLPGETAGLLRGPRQWGKRSLASISMGQEVGVTPLQMVTAVSAIANGGVLMKPYVVSEIRNAKGQLVAQTMPQAKRRVISADTARTLTTLLEGVVTGGTGGKAAIPGFRVAGKTGTAQKVDPRTGKYSSTLLVGSFLGYVPAEDPRLAMIVVIDEPRGEGWGGVVAAPVFRRVGEQVLNYLGVAVDEPVKLAMAAVES
- a CDS encoding cell division protein FtsL, which translates into the protein MKAVAFAAVTSLVLLFVWERVDIVRLGYHIERLKAQKVLLERERDELQVKLSGLTAPERIARLASDKLGMMQPEKGQVVVVNIEPEAPANPIAAEGEVRIARNMVPRRVR
- the rsmH gene encoding 16S rRNA (cytosine(1402)-N(4))-methyltransferase RsmH, with product MNSARESHEPVLVDEIVFWLQCKPGGVYVDCTLGYAGLATRILERTAPNGILIGIDRDATALSESRSRLQDLLPRVHLRHANFSELKAVVADSGFSQVDGVIFDLGVSSPQLDRPERGFSFREDGPLDMRMDQREGRTAADLVRDLPESELADLIYQLGEERYSRRIARAIVQARMQGAIRTTGELTAVVERAVPASYRHGRIHCATRTFQALRIAVNRELDVLEPALRDAVDLLVPGGRVCAISFHSLEDRVVKHTFRAMANEPESSVTVLTKKPVVASDDERHHNPRSRSAKLRVVERIAKESMP
- the asnS gene encoding asparagine--tRNA ligase encodes the protein MPVIYIEEASAHAGQAVTIRGWLRSRRDKGKLHFLILRDGTGEIQAVVSKGTVGEEQFARSAELTQESSVVVSGTLRQDARAPGGYELDVSGLEVLQVAEPFPIQPKEHGTGFLMEHRHLWLRSSRQHAVLRIRHEIIRACRNFFDDRGFTLVDAPIFTPNACEGTTTLFHTQYFDETAYLTQSGQLYSEATAAAFGKVYCFGPTFRAEKSKTRRHLMEFWMVEPEVAFAQLADMMELAEQFLAHIVEAVLRTRRAELKLLERDVAKLERVTAPFPRITYEEAIDTLQRKGLPAKSGDDFGADDETILSKEFDRPVIVHRYPAALKAFYMETDPQRPDLALCMDVLAPEGYGEIIGGGQRVDSHEKLLARLHEHHLPVDAFQWYLDLRRYGSVPHAGFGMGIERAVAWICGLEHVRETIPFPRMLYRLYP
- a CDS encoding WD40/YVTN/BNR-like repeat-containing protein, yielding MKRLLALLLLAGLFLGGCGGSDPVVVIQVHPTNPDILYIATNDYIYKSRDGGKTWTNLSKGMSHSRVIAMGIDPLYPATVYAGTKGDAVYKSYDGGQRWTSIRAGLDDATISSVVNQFVFDPNDDMHIFLATTMGVFESKNAGERWVKKMDGMKEVLMVVTLGLDPSRPSVMYAGTSGGVYKTTDQGMHWMQVNAGLVPEGMVKTSRALGVTSVQVDPFAPDTVYAATLAGLYKTTDGAASWVRIGESLQDQMIVAMVLDRARAGVIYLAGRDGIHRSEDGGRSWVPLNEGLTTTNIRSLAQSAIDAQVFYAGTNGSGLYKSLDGGAHWEALPSVFPKE
- a CDS encoding YajQ family cyclic di-GMP-binding protein, which produces MADQSSFDVVSEVNMQEMKNVVDQATKEIKQRFDFKDSKTELTLKEKEKELVVLSDDEYKLNAVNEIIKSKCVKRGVSLKAFDYGKIEEALGATVRQTIKIQSGISSEKAKEITKAVKDSKLKVQAQIQGEQVRVISKSKDELQAAITFLKGKDFGIDLQFTNYR
- a CDS encoding carbon starvation CstA family protein — encoded protein: MKLAYRLLWVILSFLSAVALAHVVGVINPTEKVNGLWLVVAAACIYVLAYRFYGRWLARQVVQLDDKRLTPAVRLNDGVNFHPTNRVVLFGHHFAAIAGAGPLLGPVLAAQFGFLPGFLWLVIGAVLAGAVQDFIILVASMRRNGRSLPEIAHDELGSITGTATAVAVLFIVVVALAGLGFAVVNALYHNAWGTFTIAMTIPIGFIMGFYLQKFRPGAVTEVSVIGVALLVAAVLFGRVVGQSAYAWMFEFEKPALVWLLAGYGFLASVLPGWMLLVPRGYLSTFMKLGVVFLLGFGVILMAPTIEMPRVTQFAHGGGPIIPGTLFPFLFITIACGAVSGFHSLVSSGTTPKMIEQESQAVVGYAAMLLESFVGVMALIAASVLIPGDYLAINTMLSAETLTAMGFAPSRIAELSQLVEVNVAGRPGGAVSLAVGMASIFAALPGMSGLMAYWYQFALVFEALFILTTIDTGTRVARYLIQEMAGRVYAPFRQMNWWPGVLLSSAFVVGAWAYLIGTGSISTIWPMFGAANQLLGTLALCIATTVLIKMWKSPYLWVTAVPMLFVGAITLAGSYEMFWMFLAKAATLAAGQAFALYVDAVLVAVVAILGLVVLSDSLKQWYGYVILKRPFRSSEVVALAGGGSAGRAQTAVHRHDECRFTLPPGGGCC